A genomic segment from uncultured Desulfuromonas sp. encodes:
- a CDS encoding TIGR00282 family metallophosphoesterase: MKLLFVGDVVGRAGRQILSRCLDRLVDRHAVDFVVVNGENAAGGFGLTEEVVREFRKLGVHVITSGNHIWDKREFAAQLDRFDDVLRPGNYPEGAPGRGMGIYETCAGIKVAVINLEGRVFMNNLDCPFRLADQYLERLSDKASVILVDFHAEATSEKMALAHYLDGRVSAVVGTHTHVPTADEHILPSGTAYQTDVGMTGSRDSVIGIRKEIAVEKFVTQMPARFEVAKKDPVLCAVLIDVDESTGRARRIERVMEQGE; this comes from the coding sequence GTGAAATTGCTCTTTGTAGGTGATGTGGTCGGCCGGGCAGGCCGGCAAATACTTTCGCGTTGTCTTGACCGTCTGGTTGATCGCCATGCCGTTGATTTTGTCGTGGTTAACGGTGAAAATGCTGCCGGTGGTTTCGGCTTGACCGAAGAAGTTGTCCGTGAATTCCGCAAACTGGGTGTGCATGTAATCACCTCCGGTAATCACATTTGGGACAAACGCGAGTTTGCCGCGCAGTTGGACCGTTTTGACGATGTGTTGCGTCCTGGCAACTATCCAGAAGGTGCTCCGGGCCGCGGGATGGGTATTTACGAGACCTGTGCTGGAATCAAGGTGGCTGTGATTAACCTTGAAGGCCGGGTGTTTATGAATAACCTCGACTGCCCGTTTCGCCTTGCTGATCAGTATCTTGAACGGCTGTCCGATAAAGCCTCGGTCATTTTGGTTGATTTTCATGCGGAAGCAACCAGTGAAAAGATGGCATTGGCGCACTATCTGGATGGTCGCGTCTCAGCTGTTGTCGGTACACATACGCATGTGCCGACAGCGGATGAACATATTTTGCCGTCTGGGACGGCATATCAAACAGACGTTGGCATGACGGGTAGTCGCGATTCCGTTATTGGGATTCGCAAAGAGATCGCTGTGGAAAAATTTGTCACCCAAATGCCAGCTCGCTTCGAGGTCGCCAAAAAAGACCCTGTGCTGTGCGCGGTTCTGATTGATGTCGATGAGTCTACGGGACGCGCTCGCCGAATTGAACGCGTTATGGAGCAGGGGGAGTAA
- the tyrS gene encoding tyrosine--tRNA ligase, with the protein MNFVEELTWRGMIHDMMPGTEEQLQKEMTAAYVGIDPTADSLHIGHLVSVMMLKHFQLAGHKPIALVGGATGMIGDPSGKSAERNLLDEKTLRHNEECIKAQLARFLDFESEAPNAAELVNNYDWMKEFSFLEFIRDIGKHITVNYMMAKDSVKKRLGEESKVGLSFTEFTYQLVQGTDFLHLYREKGCRLQMGGSDQWGNITTGTELIRRKEGGEAFALTCPLITKADGGKFGKTESGNVWLDAKLTTPYKFYQFWLNVSDSDAEKYIKIFTLLTKDEVASLVKEQEAAPHERPLQKRLAREVTCMVHSEEDYDKAVEASEILFGKATTESLAKLDKETFLSVFEGVPTFEVSRATIDAGVAVVELLAAETAAFPSKGELRRTIKGNGLSLNKAKVADPEYLVTANDLINESYILVQKGKKSYYIIEAI; encoded by the coding sequence ATGAATTTTGTCGAAGAATTAACGTGGCGTGGCATGATCCACGATATGATGCCCGGAACAGAAGAGCAGCTCCAGAAGGAGATGACAGCCGCCTATGTCGGCATTGATCCGACAGCGGATTCTTTGCATATCGGCCATCTTGTCAGTGTCATGATGCTCAAACATTTTCAACTTGCAGGGCACAAACCCATTGCGCTTGTCGGTGGCGCTACGGGAATGATCGGTGATCCTTCTGGTAAATCTGCAGAGCGCAACCTGCTTGATGAAAAGACATTGCGGCATAATGAGGAGTGTATCAAGGCGCAGTTGGCCAGGTTTCTCGATTTTGAATCGGAGGCTCCGAATGCTGCCGAACTGGTCAACAATTATGACTGGATGAAAGAGTTCAGCTTTCTGGAATTTATCCGTGATATTGGCAAACATATTACCGTGAACTATATGATGGCCAAGGATAGCGTTAAAAAGCGCCTCGGAGAGGAGTCGAAGGTTGGCTTGTCTTTTACGGAATTTACCTACCAGCTTGTTCAGGGGACTGATTTTCTCCATTTGTATCGCGAAAAAGGCTGCCGGTTGCAGATGGGAGGCTCGGATCAGTGGGGCAATATCACCACCGGGACAGAGCTGATCCGTCGTAAGGAGGGTGGTGAGGCCTTTGCCTTGACGTGTCCGCTTATTACCAAAGCAGATGGTGGAAAGTTTGGTAAAACGGAAAGTGGTAATGTCTGGCTCGATGCGAAGCTGACGACACCGTATAAGTTCTACCAGTTCTGGCTCAATGTGTCTGATTCAGATGCGGAAAAATACATCAAGATTTTTACCTTGTTGACCAAGGATGAAGTCGCTTCTCTGGTGAAGGAGCAAGAAGCTGCGCCCCATGAACGACCCTTGCAAAAGCGACTGGCTCGTGAAGTGACCTGCATGGTGCATAGTGAAGAGGACTATGACAAAGCTGTCGAGGCCTCTGAAATATTGTTCGGTAAGGCCACCACAGAAAGTCTGGCGAAACTGGATAAAGAGACTTTTCTCTCTGTGTTTGAAGGTGTTCCGACGTTTGAGGTTTCTCGAGCTACGATTGATGCCGGTGTGGCGGTGGTCGAATTGCTTGCTGCGGAAACAGCAGCTTTTCCTTCAAAAGGGGAGTTGCGCCGTACGATCAAAGGGAACGGTCTTAGTCTCAATAAAGCCAAGGTAGCAGATCCGGAGTATTTGGTAACAGCTAATGACCTGATCAATGAATCGTATATCCTCGTCCAAAAGGGGAAGAAAAGTTACTATATTATCGAGGCTATCTGA